One Nitrospina watsonii DNA segment encodes these proteins:
- a CDS encoding DUF502 domain-containing protein, translating into MKTFFKKYLVAGLLILIPAGLTVFLLAFVINHLDRIMAPWISFVIRRWNLPLPEDFYLPGLGFFMVCLIIFAVGLVATNFFGKKLVALGDRILHQTPIVRSVYTTIKKVTDAVSEADTGSFDEVVVVKYPHDGMRMFGLVAGRTRGEVRENFDEEPVNVFIPLIPNVTLGFYLVLPRKDVETMDISVEEGMKYLMSFGLATAESKTKKNRQENK; encoded by the coding sequence GTGAAAACGTTTTTCAAAAAATACCTGGTAGCAGGTTTGTTGATCCTCATTCCCGCAGGCCTGACGGTCTTTCTCCTGGCCTTTGTGATCAACCACCTGGATCGCATCATGGCTCCGTGGATTTCCTTTGTCATCCGCCGCTGGAACCTGCCTCTGCCTGAGGATTTCTACCTGCCGGGGCTGGGCTTCTTTATGGTCTGCCTGATTATTTTTGCAGTGGGGTTGGTGGCCACCAATTTTTTCGGCAAGAAGCTGGTGGCCCTGGGAGACCGAATCCTGCACCAGACCCCCATCGTCCGTAGCGTTTACACCACCATCAAAAAAGTCACCGATGCGGTTTCCGAAGCCGATACCGGTTCTTTCGATGAAGTGGTCGTGGTCAAGTATCCACACGACGGGATGCGCATGTTCGGTCTGGTGGCGGGCCGCACCCGGGGCGAGGTCCGCGAAAACTTTGATGAGGAACCGGTCAATGTGTTCATTCCGCTGATCCCCAACGTGACGCTGGGATTTTATCTGGTTCTGCCGCGCAAGGATGTGGAAACGATGGATATCAGTGTGGAAGAGGGAATGAAATACCTGATGTCCTTCGGGCTGGCCACGGCAGAGTCTAAAACCAAAAAAAACCGGCAGGAAAACAAGTAG
- a CDS encoding prepilin-type N-terminal cleavage/methylation domain-containing protein has translation MTPRRRIQNEQGMTLIEIIVVIVILGIMVAVGAQFLFKAAQVDTLHSERVEVVGSTHYAMEALVRELRIADPATVNIAGNTVTFDKQFGYAQDTTTSGVSYTYSPGADTLQRTGSATTTIATGMTAFSITDNGGWYTLSMTVTGAQSGAFSLTSAVRPRTLS, from the coding sequence ATGACGCCACGCCGCCGCATTCAGAATGAACAGGGCATGACGTTGATCGAGATCATCGTGGTCATTGTCATTCTCGGCATCATGGTGGCGGTGGGTGCGCAGTTTCTTTTCAAGGCGGCGCAGGTGGACACGCTCCATTCCGAACGGGTGGAGGTGGTGGGCAGCACGCACTATGCCATGGAAGCGCTGGTGCGCGAGTTGCGCATCGCCGATCCGGCGACCGTCAATATCGCGGGCAACACCGTCACCTTCGACAAGCAGTTCGGCTACGCGCAGGATACGACCACCAGCGGCGTCAGCTACACCTACAGTCCCGGCGCCGACACGTTGCAACGCACGGGCAGCGCCACCACGACGATTGCGACGGGCATGACCGCGTTTTCCATCACCGACAACGGCGGTTGGTACACTCTCTCGATGACGGTCACCGGCGCGCAGAGCGGCGCGTTTTCACTGACCTCGGCGGTGCGGCCGCGCACCTTGAGTTGA
- the pilO gene encoding type 4a pilus biogenesis protein PilO, with protein MNLPKQPWVQKLTTREVLLLIMTTLVVIGVGYYKLEYEPLAAKRDNIVKQTEQITESLHGFELALARSSPEQLVAQIQQVNDQISALREEIRVTKASMTENVEGIVRALSKQAKFHRAEMLSLNSRETEVEVSGVRYKQVMLALSIKSDYQGVGRFVQSLKEVPAVLSIQNLKIDRTRDTHPLVKTEMIIQLFVL; from the coding sequence ATGAATCTTCCCAAACAACCCTGGGTGCAAAAGTTGACGACGCGGGAGGTCCTGCTCCTGATCATGACAACGTTGGTGGTCATCGGCGTGGGTTATTACAAGCTCGAATACGAACCGTTGGCAGCCAAACGCGATAACATCGTAAAGCAGACGGAACAGATTACAGAAAGCCTGCATGGTTTCGAATTGGCTCTTGCCCGCTCCAGCCCGGAACAACTGGTGGCTCAGATTCAACAGGTGAACGATCAGATAAGTGCTCTGCGCGAGGAAATCCGGGTCACCAAGGCCAGCATGACCGAAAACGTGGAAGGCATTGTCCGCGCACTCAGCAAACAGGCCAAGTTTCATCGAGCCGAGATGCTGAGCCTCAACTCCCGGGAAACGGAGGTGGAGGTGAGTGGCGTTCGTTATAAGCAAGTGATGCTGGCACTCTCTATTAAGAGCGACTATCAGGGCGTGGGCCGTTTCGTGCAGTCCCTGAAAGAAGTCCCGGCGGTGCTCTCGATCCAGAATCTGAAGATCGACCGGACCCGGGACACGCATCCGTTGGTGAAGACCGAAATGATCATCCAATTGTTTGTGTTGTGA
- a CDS encoding DUF7305 domain-containing protein yields MKTGTLHNERGIAALVLVLLGTALVAVIALSFLIQTQTKQYGSALASTGSNAFMAAEAGLRYTETCLLLNDVNCPAVTANTDWTLLVTGFTKTFGSGNGDFTTSFAPVDASTVVVTSVGTYRGAQREVSKTIVQANSCKLAENVVTSCQAPSVHPQASVTGTVETGYCPNPQLVDPIAFPGTPGGCPNLDYIPMVNAPVLLAPYHYCNYSHLISYDITINSDITIYVAQKLTMENASRLIINGNVTIYVGDEILMKDNAEIQVNGTLTIHTEKTLTMENSTIINAVGGNAANVLLLAEEDVTLKDNSVFVGGIISDKKVTFEQNSVLTGAILADAVDLKKDTTATWAATAATNSPQYNQCLP; encoded by the coding sequence TTGAAAACAGGAACACTCCATAATGAGCGTGGCATTGCGGCGCTGGTGCTGGTGTTGCTGGGGACGGCGCTGGTGGCCGTCATCGCCCTCAGTTTCCTGATCCAGACGCAGACCAAGCAATACGGATCGGCGCTCGCCTCCACCGGCAGCAATGCCTTCATGGCAGCAGAAGCCGGACTGCGCTACACGGAAACCTGTTTGTTGCTGAACGATGTCAACTGCCCGGCGGTGACCGCCAACACCGACTGGACCCTGCTGGTCACCGGCTTCACCAAAACCTTCGGTTCCGGCAACGGGGATTTTACCACCAGCTTCGCGCCTGTGGATGCCAGCACCGTCGTCGTCACCTCCGTCGGCACTTACCGGGGGGCTCAGCGTGAAGTGTCCAAAACCATCGTGCAGGCCAACTCCTGCAAGCTGGCAGAGAACGTTGTCACCTCCTGCCAGGCCCCAAGCGTCCATCCGCAAGCCAGCGTCACCGGCACGGTGGAGACAGGGTATTGTCCAAACCCGCAATTGGTCGATCCGATTGCATTTCCCGGCACGCCGGGAGGCTGCCCGAATCTGGATTACATTCCGATGGTGAACGCTCCGGTTCTCCTCGCGCCCTACCACTATTGTAATTATAGCCACCTGATTTCCTACGACATCACCATCAACTCGGATATCACTATTTATGTTGCTCAGAAACTCACCATGGAAAATGCAAGCCGTCTTATTATTAACGGTAATGTCACCATTTATGTGGGTGATGAGATTTTGATGAAGGATAATGCGGAAATCCAGGTCAACGGAACCTTGACCATTCATACGGAAAAAACTTTGACGATGGAGAACAGTACCATCATCAATGCCGTGGGCGGCAACGCGGCAAATGTGCTCCTACTCGCGGAAGAAGATGTGACCCTGAAGGACAATTCTGTATTCGTTGGAGGCATTATTTCCGACAAAAAGGTGACCTTCGAACAAAATTCTGTTTTGACCGGTGCCATCCTTGCCGACGCCGTGGATTTAAAGAAGGACACCACGGCGACCTGGGCCGCGACCGCGGCGACCAACTCCCCGCAATACAATCAATGCCTGCCCTGA
- a CDS encoding AAA family ATPase: MYRVFYNFKEKPFSLTPDPRYIFFSEVHQEALDHIMFGISQREGFMAITGGIGTGKTTLCRALLETIDSQDKVALILNPMLSSSDLLRALVQDIGAKPQFIEHKATTVDSELQAGNNGHGGDPAGKWTPEETKWLRHASKKELLDALNDFLLAQYAMGGSTIVIIDEAQNLSLDVLEQVRLLSNLETEKQKLLQIIFVGQTEFNEKLGLPQLKQLNQRISVRYELKPLSADETRTYIYHRLRVASAVPRVTFSRTAFKAIHSYTQGYPRLINLVCDRALLAGYNARDKCIDAKHVRQAIKSLLGDDGERTKFDFIMKLRLAVAASILFFIAGTMFFVRGDTAYLQTIRNLKHSISSMVPFGAGTEPGVTTEFKPMTPTLTAPSPQTKASSRKASDQRDSQSGGEEKIIKLPLIFSEQTPEELYRIQISSWTKKSKAARILGELEGKGYPAYIRETTRSGKPWYVVYAGPYEDVKTARTDLSRLANSGVEPILLSYNPKG, from the coding sequence GTGTATAGAGTTTTTTACAATTTCAAGGAAAAGCCATTCAGTCTGACGCCAGACCCGCGGTACATCTTTTTCAGCGAAGTCCATCAGGAAGCGCTGGACCATATCATGTTCGGAATCTCGCAGCGGGAAGGGTTCATGGCCATCACCGGAGGCATCGGAACCGGAAAAACCACATTGTGCCGGGCGTTGCTGGAGACCATCGATTCCCAGGACAAGGTGGCGTTGATTCTCAACCCCATGCTGTCCTCTTCGGATCTGTTGCGGGCGCTGGTCCAGGATATAGGCGCCAAGCCGCAGTTTATAGAGCACAAGGCGACGACGGTCGATTCCGAATTGCAGGCGGGAAACAACGGACACGGTGGAGACCCCGCCGGCAAATGGACGCCTGAGGAAACCAAGTGGTTGCGCCATGCGTCGAAAAAAGAATTGCTGGATGCGTTGAACGACTTTCTGCTGGCGCAGTATGCGATGGGTGGGTCCACCATCGTCATCATTGATGAAGCGCAGAACTTGTCGCTCGATGTTCTGGAACAGGTCCGGCTGCTGTCCAACCTGGAAACGGAAAAACAGAAACTGCTGCAGATCATTTTTGTCGGCCAGACGGAATTCAACGAAAAGCTGGGCCTGCCTCAACTCAAACAGCTGAATCAACGCATCTCCGTTCGTTACGAATTAAAACCGCTGTCCGCTGACGAGACCCGAACGTATATTTATCACCGGCTGCGTGTGGCGTCTGCGGTTCCCCGTGTTACGTTCAGCCGTACCGCATTCAAAGCGATCCATTCCTACACGCAGGGATATCCGCGCCTGATCAATCTGGTTTGTGATCGTGCGTTGCTTGCGGGCTACAACGCTCGTGACAAATGCATCGACGCCAAACACGTGCGGCAGGCAATCAAAAGCCTTCTCGGGGACGACGGTGAGCGCACCAAATTCGATTTCATCATGAAGCTGCGGTTGGCGGTGGCGGCATCGATCCTGTTCTTCATCGCGGGAACCATGTTCTTCGTCCGGGGAGATACGGCTTACTTGCAGACGATCAGGAATCTGAAGCACTCCATCAGTTCCATGGTGCCATTTGGAGCAGGAACGGAACCCGGGGTGACAACGGAATTCAAACCGATGACGCCGACACTCACCGCACCTTCCCCGCAGACCAAGGCGTCGTCGAGGAAAGCGAGTGATCAACGGGACTCCCAATCCGGCGGGGAAGAAAAAATAATCAAGTTGCCGTTGATCTTTTCCGAGCAGACGCCGGAAGAACTTTACCGAATCCAGATCAGCTCCTGGACAAAAAAGTCCAAGGCGGCGCGCATCCTGGGTGAGCTTGAAGGCAAGGGGTACCCCGCCTACATTCGGGAAACGACCCGTTCCGGGAAACCCTGGTATGTGGTTTATGCCGGCCCTTATGAAGACGTCAAGACGGCCCGCACGGACTTATCTCGATTGGCAAATTCCGGAGTCGAACCTATATTGCTTTCATACAATCCCAAGGGTTGA
- a CDS encoding prepilin-type N-terminal cleavage/methylation domain-containing protein, translating into MSNETGQLRLRRMDTEAGFTLIEIIIAILVVAIAVPSIMIAFSSLKGSVTPEYVIEAAELGQLQMEAMAARTRTQIPAAGTYTCAAFQATVTEVQCAVAGFAAYSYDWVVEDVNATDPDTSSPGATFGKKVTLTVSRANMTPVNFYALFATD; encoded by the coding sequence ATGAGCAACGAGACCGGGCAACTCCGGCTGCGGCGGATGGATACCGAAGCCGGCTTCACGCTCATCGAAATCATCATCGCCATTCTGGTCGTGGCCATTGCCGTGCCTTCGATCATGATTGCGTTTTCCAGTTTGAAAGGATCGGTGACGCCGGAGTACGTCATCGAGGCGGCGGAACTGGGCCAGTTGCAGATGGAGGCCATGGCCGCCAGAACCCGCACGCAGATCCCGGCGGCGGGAACGTACACCTGTGCCGCGTTTCAGGCGACGGTCACCGAAGTGCAGTGCGCGGTCGCCGGATTCGCCGCGTACTCCTATGACTGGGTGGTGGAGGACGTCAACGCCACCGATCCCGATACCTCCAGTCCCGGAGCCACCTTCGGCAAAAAAGTCACGCTGACGGTGAGCCGCGCCAACATGACTCCCGTCAACTTTTACGCCTTGTTCGCCACGGATTGA
- a CDS encoding tetratricopeptide repeat protein has product MSLIADSLKKAQKDRDRDKEQIERNVLRFSNLPGLVDILKKVSVVLGWVLILIGGWFTIFVPSQQYQARTKPLILAAAPRPDIAQTGTSPQTGVPEENPSQKKKDTPPPEKGPVEGTGLLAVVAAKPEPPVAVLPETGKKSQAPLLKKKGGAKDNEKEKAAVQSISTTGNQIKTEPKLKSKSKPQPQPLVPGGEKQPAKIPYTPFVKPESSLEQVAALTEGLGADLTDAPQDKMETQNAPEGTQLAQEVPVTSLLNENETVPAMQQNAVPEQKSDQILDLAAEQKSVSGDDSIHVMPNEADMQKWKTGRDSRTMDDKSRYFNIASFHHQNEDYFLALEFYEKAKRLDPGNARIHNNRALIFKKLGRSQEAIRELLQAVRIDPAYVKAYNNLGLMYYLHGDPMSAIRYYEKATEIDSRNVESYNNLAIIYKKQNHYRRAEMLYRKVINLDPKQPEGYYNLALLYEQMNRIPEAIEHYKQFVTRAQSSRPALTMRVRSHIQKLEEKS; this is encoded by the coding sequence ATGAGTTTGATCGCGGATAGCCTGAAAAAAGCACAAAAAGACAGGGACCGGGATAAGGAGCAAATCGAGCGCAACGTTCTACGTTTCTCAAACTTGCCGGGGTTGGTGGACATTTTAAAAAAAGTAAGCGTCGTCCTGGGCTGGGTGCTGATTTTAATCGGCGGCTGGTTCACGATCTTCGTTCCCTCACAGCAGTATCAGGCACGGACCAAACCTCTTATCCTGGCCGCGGCGCCTCGGCCGGACATCGCCCAAACAGGAACTTCCCCGCAAACCGGCGTCCCGGAAGAAAACCCGTCCCAGAAAAAGAAAGACACCCCACCTCCAGAGAAAGGCCCTGTGGAAGGGACCGGTCTGTTGGCGGTTGTGGCAGCGAAGCCGGAACCCCCGGTCGCGGTATTGCCTGAGACAGGGAAGAAGAGCCAGGCCCCGTTGCTGAAGAAAAAGGGAGGCGCGAAAGACAATGAAAAAGAAAAAGCCGCCGTCCAGTCGATCTCGACCACCGGCAATCAAATAAAAACGGAGCCGAAGCTAAAGTCCAAATCGAAGCCGCAACCGCAGCCTCTCGTTCCGGGTGGGGAAAAACAGCCGGCTAAGATTCCTTACACACCCTTTGTGAAACCCGAATCGTCCCTGGAGCAGGTGGCCGCTCTGACGGAAGGATTGGGAGCGGACCTGACGGATGCGCCTCAGGATAAAATGGAAACGCAGAATGCGCCGGAAGGAACTCAACTGGCTCAGGAAGTGCCGGTGACATCGTTGCTGAATGAAAATGAAACGGTTCCGGCAATGCAACAGAATGCCGTGCCGGAGCAGAAATCGGACCAGATTTTGGACCTGGCGGCGGAACAGAAATCCGTTTCGGGCGACGACTCGATTCACGTCATGCCCAATGAGGCGGACATGCAGAAGTGGAAAACCGGACGGGATTCCCGAACGATGGACGACAAATCGCGGTACTTCAATATCGCCTCCTTTCATCATCAAAACGAAGATTACTTTCTGGCGCTGGAATTTTATGAGAAGGCAAAACGTCTGGATCCCGGAAACGCTCGTATCCATAACAACCGGGCATTGATCTTCAAAAAGTTGGGCCGTTCCCAGGAGGCCATCCGGGAGTTGTTGCAGGCGGTCCGCATTGATCCCGCCTACGTCAAGGCCTACAACAACCTCGGTCTCATGTATTACCTGCATGGGGATCCGATGAGCGCCATCCGGTACTATGAAAAAGCGACGGAGATCGATTCCCGTAATGTAGAAAGTTACAACAATCTGGCCATCATCTACAAAAAGCAGAATCATTACCGCCGTGCCGAAATGCTTTACCGCAAGGTGATCAATCTGGACCCCAAACAGCCGGAAGGCTATTACAATCTGGCCTTGTTGTATGAGCAGATGAACCGCATCCCGGAAGCCATTGAGCACTACAAGCAGTTTGTGACACGCGCCCAGTCCTCCCGCCCCGCCCTGACCATGAGGGTTCGAAGCCACATCCAAAAACTGGAAGAAAAGTCGTAG
- a CDS encoding pilus assembly FimT family protein, with translation MSRRHPPVWNNAKGFSLLETIMVIVLVGVLGALFLPRLGTGAISLQSAASMVASDLRFAQELAMARNPAAGSPIGIAFTGGAASYTLTDPVGAFTANRTLPGGITIGTGGTINFNKYGEPQTISTVTLSGPGGATKSITVEAFSGRVSVT, from the coding sequence ATGAGTCGGCGTCATCCCCCGGTGTGGAACAACGCAAAGGGATTTTCCCTGCTGGAAACGATCATGGTGATCGTTCTGGTCGGGGTGCTGGGAGCGCTGTTTCTGCCGCGTTTGGGAACCGGCGCCATTTCCCTGCAAAGCGCCGCCAGCATGGTGGCTTCCGACCTGCGTTTCGCGCAGGAGTTGGCCATGGCGCGCAACCCGGCGGCGGGCAGTCCCATCGGCATCGCCTTCACCGGCGGCGCGGCGTCCTACACGCTGACCGATCCCGTCGGCGCGTTCACCGCCAACCGCACCCTGCCCGGCGGCATCACCATCGGCACCGGCGGCACCATCAATTTCAACAAATACGGCGAGCCGCAGACGATCAGCACGGTGACATTGTCCGGACCGGGAGGCGCGACCAAATCCATCACCGTCGAAGCGTTTTCGGGGAGGGTGTCGGTGACATGA
- a CDS encoding secretin and TonB N-terminal domain-containing protein produces MTRLNKPVCAFIAAWVLWSGTSCASNPYSNSPLAQSNEAELNKTFESQKPDAFDQELDPGMPSAELLMSQPEFVPEGLGEESVRMEQLQRAGPRFTLSAKDADIKNILMALSKGVRQNIIIDPDIQKKVTVDLKDVTISEALENVLAPLHLDYKFDGKFIRVFKRKMETRMFRMNYIVSQRAGASTVQSMSGTGTSGSQNSVASGFTGGAGGNFGGGFSGNSSGNNQNQQNNRTSTQLVTSERNDLWREIFFGLKRIVAGKIDNIDEMNEEKIFEEQRGRTGRTNAGQQGNLLGNMLGLQPPTAQTEPLNPDEIGSELPGKDEEDKKRQDSYFSINRQAGVVIVHHYPDVLLEVAEFLEAIEGSVQRQVFIQAKILEVNLSDEYRLGVDWSQVSPLKIIHDSDPDIFQGLTPGPGQPFNFSNSGGSNSTLGTMIAGAGGIFYGLSNTQISVLIDALSDQGNVSVLSSPKIATLNNQRAVIKVGTEDIFFMPVVIPATTTQASATQFIPSQITIGIVLDVLPQINMDGTVMMSINTSVSERSGERVSPDGQNRVPVLDVRESNNVVMAKSGQTIVIGGLMKNTRQRDNNELPFLGKIPLLGKLFQYEANRDEKTELVIILTPKVMVGLSIDERLKKEQDRFNQFLSPMQSQLMTEE; encoded by the coding sequence ATGACAAGGTTAAACAAACCAGTCTGCGCGTTCATTGCTGCATGGGTTTTGTGGAGCGGGACGTCCTGCGCCTCCAATCCGTACAGCAACTCCCCGCTGGCTCAGTCCAACGAGGCGGAGTTGAACAAGACGTTTGAAAGCCAGAAACCCGATGCGTTCGATCAGGAACTCGATCCGGGCATGCCGTCGGCGGAATTGCTGATGAGTCAGCCCGAATTCGTTCCGGAAGGTCTGGGGGAAGAAAGTGTGCGCATGGAGCAGCTCCAGCGTGCCGGGCCCCGGTTCACCTTGTCGGCCAAAGATGCGGACATCAAGAACATCCTCATGGCTCTGTCCAAAGGAGTCAGGCAGAACATCATCATCGATCCCGATATCCAGAAAAAAGTGACGGTCGATCTCAAGGACGTCACCATTTCCGAAGCGCTTGAAAACGTCCTCGCCCCGCTCCACCTCGATTACAAATTCGACGGCAAATTCATCCGCGTGTTCAAGCGTAAAATGGAAACGCGCATGTTCCGCATGAACTACATCGTTTCCCAGCGCGCCGGAGCCAGCACCGTGCAGTCGATGAGCGGAACGGGTACTTCCGGAAGTCAAAACAGCGTGGCGTCGGGGTTCACGGGAGGCGCGGGCGGAAATTTCGGAGGCGGATTCAGTGGCAACTCCTCCGGCAACAATCAGAATCAGCAGAACAACCGCACCTCCACACAACTGGTCACCTCCGAGCGCAATGATCTGTGGCGTGAAATTTTCTTCGGTCTCAAGCGCATTGTTGCCGGCAAGATTGACAACATCGACGAGATGAATGAGGAAAAGATCTTTGAGGAACAGCGCGGGCGCACGGGCCGCACCAATGCCGGGCAACAAGGCAATCTGCTGGGTAACATGCTGGGCCTTCAGCCGCCCACTGCGCAAACCGAACCGCTGAACCCGGACGAGATCGGCAGTGAATTGCCGGGCAAGGACGAGGAAGACAAGAAACGGCAGGACAGTTATTTCTCCATCAACCGGCAGGCAGGCGTGGTCATCGTCCATCATTATCCGGACGTCCTGCTCGAAGTCGCCGAATTTCTGGAAGCCATAGAAGGCTCGGTGCAACGCCAGGTGTTCATTCAGGCGAAAATTCTGGAAGTCAACCTCAGCGACGAATACCGGTTGGGCGTGGACTGGAGCCAGGTCAGTCCGTTGAAAATCATCCATGATTCCGATCCGGATATTTTTCAGGGGTTGACGCCGGGTCCGGGGCAGCCGTTCAACTTTTCCAACTCGGGCGGATCCAATAGCACCCTCGGTACGATGATTGCCGGGGCGGGCGGAATTTTCTATGGCCTCAGCAACACGCAGATCAGTGTGCTCATCGACGCGCTCAGCGATCAGGGAAATGTCAGTGTCCTGTCGAGCCCCAAAATCGCCACGCTGAACAATCAGCGCGCGGTGATCAAGGTCGGCACTGAGGACATTTTCTTTATGCCGGTGGTCATTCCGGCGACGACGACGCAGGCCTCGGCCACGCAGTTCATCCCGTCGCAGATCACCATTGGCATCGTTCTCGACGTGTTGCCGCAGATCAACATGGACGGCACGGTGATGATGAGTATCAACACCAGCGTGTCGGAGCGCTCCGGAGAACGTGTCTCCCCGGACGGTCAGAACCGGGTTCCCGTTCTGGATGTGCGCGAGTCCAATAACGTGGTCATGGCCAAGAGCGGCCAGACGATTGTGATCGGCGGGCTCATGAAGAATACGCGGCAACGGGATAACAACGAACTGCCCTTTCTGGGGAAAATCCCCCTGCTGGGCAAGTTGTTCCAGTATGAAGCCAACAGGGATGAGAAAACGGAGCTGGTCATCATTCTGACTCCCAAGGTCATGGTTGGATTGTCAATTGATGAACGCTTGAAGAAGGAGCAGGATCGTTTCAATCAATTCCTGTCTCCCATGCAATCCCAGCTCATGACGGAAGAATAA
- the pilM gene encoding pilus assembly protein PilM, which produces MALSSFNQGKTAVGLDIGSHAIKMVELQPGRDGWSIGASGYQVVPKAMGDSANNEEMLAGLVRLLYSRQGIKTKRVYLTIGSYNILVRKVQIPKMPDSELVEAIKWDAREAMMFSPEEAVVDFHLLGQTVQEGLEFDELLAVIAPREEVERLVSIATEAGLEVAGILPLPLALEEYDGVWVEDTHKEDHSTCYIDMGAQRTRVYFVTGMEILFSREIPNSGVNITEALVGDYVTAAGRTVQVDEKRAEEIKLRYGLPPEGSEEETHDRIPVREFRERILPVVTRQVEEIERSIDSFVNTYIVTSVERVVFTGGATSLQGFMEYVRAHFDLTVSAYNPLSQLSSPDRPNLEDDAAEHGHSMVAAAGCAVDQCEKINLLPEEFRRSFSKTLQQLARLAPIPIAILLLAAFSVLLRLDLHDKEHNLAIRTQQLNQLKQRFVALDIPKRKLKKLKEEKEILMAEQAQLPRKQVAPVDLPRVLNEIAARVIWNMALEQITFSEYGGALEEDEDTSKVVQRGWALLVKGSIFGNREKVLKTLEAFLKDLKKSPLLSEVKLMTSQVTDTDRYTRKSIDFTLFITPVLRPGVT; this is translated from the coding sequence ATGGCGTTATCGTCCTTCAATCAAGGTAAAACCGCAGTCGGACTGGATATCGGTTCCCATGCGATCAAGATGGTCGAACTGCAACCGGGTCGCGACGGTTGGTCCATCGGCGCTTCGGGCTACCAAGTGGTGCCGAAGGCGATGGGCGACAGCGCCAACAACGAGGAAATGCTGGCCGGGCTCGTCCGCCTGCTCTATTCCAGGCAGGGCATCAAGACCAAGCGCGTTTACCTGACGATTGGCAGTTACAACATACTGGTACGGAAGGTCCAAATCCCCAAGATGCCGGACTCGGAACTGGTGGAAGCGATCAAGTGGGACGCTCGCGAGGCCATGATGTTTTCTCCGGAGGAAGCGGTGGTCGATTTTCACCTGCTGGGGCAGACCGTGCAGGAGGGGTTGGAGTTCGACGAGCTGCTGGCGGTCATTGCCCCCCGGGAGGAAGTGGAGCGGCTGGTGTCCATTGCCACCGAAGCGGGGCTGGAGGTCGCGGGCATCCTGCCGTTGCCCCTGGCGCTTGAGGAGTACGATGGGGTCTGGGTTGAAGACACGCATAAGGAAGATCATTCCACCTGTTACATCGACATGGGGGCGCAGCGCACCCGCGTGTATTTCGTCACCGGCATGGAAATCCTGTTCTCCCGCGAAATTCCCAACAGCGGCGTCAACATCACGGAGGCCCTGGTCGGCGACTATGTGACCGCTGCCGGCCGCACCGTGCAGGTCGATGAAAAACGCGCGGAAGAAATCAAGCTGCGTTACGGGCTGCCGCCCGAAGGCAGTGAGGAAGAGACGCACGATCGGATTCCTGTCCGTGAATTCCGTGAACGCATTCTGCCGGTGGTCACGCGGCAGGTGGAGGAGATCGAGCGCTCCATCGATTCCTTCGTCAACACCTACATCGTCACCAGTGTCGAGCGGGTGGTGTTCACCGGCGGGGCTACCAGCCTCCAGGGTTTTATGGAGTATGTCCGCGCGCACTTTGACCTGACGGTGAGCGCGTACAATCCGTTGTCGCAGTTGTCCAGTCCGGATCGCCCCAACCTCGAAGACGACGCCGCCGAACACGGCCACAGCATGGTGGCCGCCGCGGGCTGCGCCGTGGACCAGTGCGAAAAGATCAACCTGCTGCCGGAAGAGTTCCGCCGGTCCTTCAGCAAGACCCTGCAACAACTGGCGCGTCTGGCGCCCATTCCCATCGCGATCCTGTTGCTGGCCGCATTCAGTGTCTTGTTGCGGCTGGATCTCCATGATAAAGAACACAACCTGGCGATCCGGACGCAGCAATTGAACCAGCTCAAGCAGCGTTTTGTGGCGCTCGATATCCCGAAGCGCAAACTGAAAAAGCTGAAGGAAGAAAAAGAAATTCTGATGGCGGAGCAGGCTCAACTGCCCCGAAAACAGGTGGCGCCGGTGGATCTGCCGCGCGTACTGAATGAAATTGCGGCGCGCGTCATCTGGAACATGGCTCTGGAGCAGATCACGTTCAGCGAATACGGGGGAGCGTTGGAAGAAGACGAGGACACGAGCAAAGTCGTGCAAAGAGGGTGGGCGTTGCTGGTAAAGGGCAGCATATTCGGCAACCGTGAAAAAGTGCTCAAAACGCTGGAGGCGTTTCTCAAGGACCTGAAAAAGTCGCCTCTGTTGTCCGAGGTCAAGCTGATGACATCGCAGGTGACGGACACGGATCGCTATACCCGGAAGAGCATCGATTTCACTCTGTTCATCACGCCGGTCCTTCGACCGGGCGTGACGTGA